AGTGCTTACAAAATATGAAGGATTCCAAAGATGACCTCCCCACAACTTTTTTTTGAGTTCGGGAAATTTTAAAAATAGCTTTCTAGCTGATATTCCTTTTAGCATTTTGACTATATTCGGAATAGTGTGCTGAGGCGTTGCAGATACTAAAACATGAACATGATCCTCTACTACCTCAAGACTCTCGACTTTAAATTTATAGATAATTGCCGTCTCAATTAGAACCTCTTTCAGGAACTCAGCTATTTCATCCTTCAGTACCTTGTGTCTATACTTAACACACCATACAATATGATATTCAATTGCGTAAACGTAGCCTCTGCCGTGTTTTACTTCCATAATTTATCTTACCATGTGCATGACCATAAGAAGAAAAAAAATATGGAAATATGGAGCGCCTAACTCATGACTTCTAGTCACGAGTGTGCGGCTTGCAGAAATCAAATGGCGTAAGCGCTGGCGAAAGCAACACGAAGGTGATTACAGAAAACAAGCACCCAAATGGTGGGCAGAATTTTTTATTCAGGAATTTGGGCTAGCTAATTCCGAGTCTGTATTGTATGGTTGGGGCAAATTAATCGAGTTAATTAATTTTGCTTTTCATGAAGATAGTTTACAAAAACTCCGCCAGAGCTATAGCAGGGGACTGGGGACTGGGGACTGGGGACACAACGACCACGCGGTAGTTGAGCGCAGTCGAAACTCAGTACATCGCTGGGTAAAAAGTCTTTGTCTTGAAAAGTTCAGATCGGCGTCAGCCGCCGCTGGGACGCCAGTTGCTTTGGGACGCAAGCGCGATTGTTCGCACTGGCTCGACTTTTCGCTTTGTGTCTAGGTTTTATCATCTGTTGATGTCCTAACCACCAAGGCTTGTGCTATATCAACAAGAAAAATCGTTTTGCTTGTGATTTTACTTGGTGTCTTTGTGTCTTTGTGGTTTTGTTTTTTCACCACTAAGACACAAAAACACAAAGAAAATTTAAGAGCTATTCAGCGGCTTTATTGCTGGCTCGATTAGCACGCGCCTCAGCAGAAGTCATGACCTCTTCGAGATTCTCTAGGACTTCGCCAGGGAAGTTTTCCAAAACTCTGGTAGAAATAGCCACTCGACCTTTACCTTCATCCAAGTCGATAATTACAGCTTTAATAATTTGACCGACTTGAAAGACTTTTTCTAGAGAATCAATGAATTTTTGGCTGACTTGCTTGATGTGCAGCAAGGCGCTGATACCATCTAGATCGACAAACACGCCAAAAGGTTTAATGCCTGTAATTTTACCTTCCACCAACTGACCTATTTCTAACAAGTTGAAGTTACTAGAACGAGTCGCTAACCGTTGGGAAAGAATGAGTTTGTTGGTGTTGCGGTTAATTTCCAGAAAGCCAACAGTGAGAGTCTGACCTTTGAGTGCTTCTAAGTTATCACGCTCCGCCAAGTGCGATCGCGGAATAAATCCCCGCAAAGAATTCAAATCGACGGTGACACCACCTTTATTCACACCCATAACTCGTACTTGCACTGTCTGGGAATTTTCCTGCATTTGCGCCAGTCGTTCCCAAATGTGTTGAATTTCTAATTGCTTGCGTGAAAGAGTTACTTGACCCTCGGCATCCTGGTCGCGGATAATCAAAAACTCTAGTTCCTCTTGCAATGGCAACACTT
Above is a window of Nostoc sp. UHCC 0702 DNA encoding:
- a CDS encoding 30S ribosomal protein S1; translated protein: MNSESKLSQTANSSFTMDDFAKALEKHDYQFQKGQVVHGKVFQLDHDGAYVDIGGKSSAFLPRDEASLRTVTDLSEVLPLQEELEFLIIRDQDAEGQVTLSRKQLEIQHIWERLAQMQENSQTVQVRVMGVNKGGVTVDLNSLRGFIPRSHLAERDNLEALKGQTLTVGFLEINRNTNKLILSQRLATRSSNFNLLEIGQLVEGKITGIKPFGVFVDLDGISALLHIKQVSQKFIDSLEKVFQVGQIIKAVIIDLDEGKGRVAISTRVLENFPGEVLENLEEVMTSAEARANRASNKAAE
- the tnpA gene encoding IS200/IS605 family transposase, whose product is MMEVKHGRGYVYAIEYHIVWCVKYRHKVLKDEIAEFLKEVLIETAIIYKFKVESLEVVEDHVHVLVSATPQHTIPNIVKMLKGISARKLFLKFPELKKKLWGGHLWNPSYFVSTVSENTEAQVKKYIENQNAESV